A window of the Lagopus muta isolate bLagMut1 chromosome 1, bLagMut1 primary, whole genome shotgun sequence genome harbors these coding sequences:
- the HSD3B1 gene encoding 3 beta-hydroxysteroid dehydrogenase/Delta 5-->4-isomerase type 1 isoform X2, which produces MLERRNQSGHWQEVTGALKALQRQRGATKAMSLAGVSCLVTGAGGFLGRRIVCLLLEEDEALAEIRLLDKAFSREALWSFGKFQGKTEVKILEGDIRDVEFLHRACQGVSLVIHTASIIDTLGLVEKQLLWEVNVTGTQMLLEACARGNVQHFIYTSTIEVAGPNCKGDPIFNGDEDTPYESTSKFPYAQSKRLAEESVLKADGQMLKDGGTLVTCALRSMYIFGEGCPFLQGHLDKCLLNKNVYLRFSRKEALVNPVYVGNIAWAHVQVAKALQVPQKARHIRGQFYYISDDTPHMSYADLNYELTKELGFGIEPWLPMPLTMLYYFSLLLEIVSFMLRPFVRYIPSTNRHLVTLLNTPFTFSYRKAQRDFGYVPRYTWEEAKRYTSQWIASIVPQRREYLKSKKA; this is translated from the exons gcaGGAGGTGACTGGAGCACTCAAAGCTCTACAGAGACAAAGAGGAGCAACCAAAGCAATGTCACTGGCAGGGGTAAGCTGCCTGGTGACCGGCGCAGGAGGGTTCCTTGGCCGGAGGATTGTTTGCTTACTGCTGGAAGAAGATGAGGCGCTGGCTGAGATCCGGCTGCTGGACAAAGCCTTCAGCAGGGAGGCACTCTGGAGTTTTGGAA agTTTCAAGGCAAGACTGAGGTGAAAATCCTGGAAGGGGACATCCGAGATGTGGAGTTCCTGCACCGTGCCTGTCAGGGGGTCTCGCTCGTCATCCACACGGCATCCATCATCGATACCCTGGGCCTCGTGgagaagcagctgctctgggaaGTCAACGTGACAG GTACTCAGATGCTGCTGGAGGCATGTGCTCGTGGTAATGTTCAGCACTTCATCTATACCAGCACCATAGAGGTAGCAGGCCCAAACTGCAAGGGTGACCCAATTTTCAACGGTGATGAAGATACACCTTATGAGAGTACATCCAAATTTCCTTATGCTCAGAGCAAGAGGCTGGCAGAGGAATCTGTGCTGAAGGCAGATGGCCAGATGTTGAAGGATGGAGGCACGCTTGTGACCTGTGCCCTGAGATCCATGTACATTTTTGGAGAAGGATGTCCATTTCTTCAAGGTCATTTGGATAAGTGCCTGCTGAATAAAAACGTCTACCTGCGTTTCTCCAGGAAGGAGGCTTTAGTAAACCCCGTGTATGTGGGGAACATTGCCTGGGCACACGTGCAGGTGGCCAAAGCTTTGCAGGTCCCACAGAAAGCCAGACACATCAGGGGGCAGTTCTACTACATCTCAGATGACACTCCTCACATGAGCTACGCAGACCTAAATTACGAGCTGACCAAGGAGCTGGGCTTTGGAATTGAGCCCTGGCTCCCCATGCCTCTGACAATGCTGTATTacttctcactgctgctggagatcGTGAGCTTCATGCTCAGGCCCTTTGTCAGATACATCCCCTCAACCAACCGCCACCTGGTCACTCTGCTGAACACCCCCTTCACTTTCTCCTACAGAAAGGCACAAAGGGATTTTGGCTACGTGCCCCGCTATACATGGGAAGAGGCAAAGAGGTACACCAGCCAGTGGATTGCCTCCATCGTCCCACAGAGGAGGGAGTacttaaaaagcaagaaagcctAA
- the HSD3B1 gene encoding 3 beta-hydroxysteroid dehydrogenase/Delta 5-->4-isomerase type 1 isoform X1 — protein sequence MLERRNQSGHWWGLLSTEEVTGALKALQRQRGATKAMSLAGVSCLVTGAGGFLGRRIVCLLLEEDEALAEIRLLDKAFSREALWSFGKFQGKTEVKILEGDIRDVEFLHRACQGVSLVIHTASIIDTLGLVEKQLLWEVNVTGTQMLLEACARGNVQHFIYTSTIEVAGPNCKGDPIFNGDEDTPYESTSKFPYAQSKRLAEESVLKADGQMLKDGGTLVTCALRSMYIFGEGCPFLQGHLDKCLLNKNVYLRFSRKEALVNPVYVGNIAWAHVQVAKALQVPQKARHIRGQFYYISDDTPHMSYADLNYELTKELGFGIEPWLPMPLTMLYYFSLLLEIVSFMLRPFVRYIPSTNRHLVTLLNTPFTFSYRKAQRDFGYVPRYTWEEAKRYTSQWIASIVPQRREYLKSKKA from the exons GAGGTGACTGGAGCACTCAAAGCTCTACAGAGACAAAGAGGAGCAACCAAAGCAATGTCACTGGCAGGGGTAAGCTGCCTGGTGACCGGCGCAGGAGGGTTCCTTGGCCGGAGGATTGTTTGCTTACTGCTGGAAGAAGATGAGGCGCTGGCTGAGATCCGGCTGCTGGACAAAGCCTTCAGCAGGGAGGCACTCTGGAGTTTTGGAA agTTTCAAGGCAAGACTGAGGTGAAAATCCTGGAAGGGGACATCCGAGATGTGGAGTTCCTGCACCGTGCCTGTCAGGGGGTCTCGCTCGTCATCCACACGGCATCCATCATCGATACCCTGGGCCTCGTGgagaagcagctgctctgggaaGTCAACGTGACAG GTACTCAGATGCTGCTGGAGGCATGTGCTCGTGGTAATGTTCAGCACTTCATCTATACCAGCACCATAGAGGTAGCAGGCCCAAACTGCAAGGGTGACCCAATTTTCAACGGTGATGAAGATACACCTTATGAGAGTACATCCAAATTTCCTTATGCTCAGAGCAAGAGGCTGGCAGAGGAATCTGTGCTGAAGGCAGATGGCCAGATGTTGAAGGATGGAGGCACGCTTGTGACCTGTGCCCTGAGATCCATGTACATTTTTGGAGAAGGATGTCCATTTCTTCAAGGTCATTTGGATAAGTGCCTGCTGAATAAAAACGTCTACCTGCGTTTCTCCAGGAAGGAGGCTTTAGTAAACCCCGTGTATGTGGGGAACATTGCCTGGGCACACGTGCAGGTGGCCAAAGCTTTGCAGGTCCCACAGAAAGCCAGACACATCAGGGGGCAGTTCTACTACATCTCAGATGACACTCCTCACATGAGCTACGCAGACCTAAATTACGAGCTGACCAAGGAGCTGGGCTTTGGAATTGAGCCCTGGCTCCCCATGCCTCTGACAATGCTGTATTacttctcactgctgctggagatcGTGAGCTTCATGCTCAGGCCCTTTGTCAGATACATCCCCTCAACCAACCGCCACCTGGTCACTCTGCTGAACACCCCCTTCACTTTCTCCTACAGAAAGGCACAAAGGGATTTTGGCTACGTGCCCCGCTATACATGGGAAGAGGCAAAGAGGTACACCAGCCAGTGGATTGCCTCCATCGTCCCACAGAGGAGGGAGTacttaaaaagcaagaaagcctAA
- the HSD3B1 gene encoding 3 beta-hydroxysteroid dehydrogenase/Delta 5-->4-isomerase type 1 isoform X3 produces the protein MSLAGVSCLVTGAGGFLGRRIVCLLLEEDEALAEIRLLDKAFSREALWSFGKFQGKTEVKILEGDIRDVEFLHRACQGVSLVIHTASIIDTLGLVEKQLLWEVNVTGTQMLLEACARGNVQHFIYTSTIEVAGPNCKGDPIFNGDEDTPYESTSKFPYAQSKRLAEESVLKADGQMLKDGGTLVTCALRSMYIFGEGCPFLQGHLDKCLLNKNVYLRFSRKEALVNPVYVGNIAWAHVQVAKALQVPQKARHIRGQFYYISDDTPHMSYADLNYELTKELGFGIEPWLPMPLTMLYYFSLLLEIVSFMLRPFVRYIPSTNRHLVTLLNTPFTFSYRKAQRDFGYVPRYTWEEAKRYTSQWIASIVPQRREYLKSKKA, from the exons ATGTCACTGGCAGGGGTAAGCTGCCTGGTGACCGGCGCAGGAGGGTTCCTTGGCCGGAGGATTGTTTGCTTACTGCTGGAAGAAGATGAGGCGCTGGCTGAGATCCGGCTGCTGGACAAAGCCTTCAGCAGGGAGGCACTCTGGAGTTTTGGAA agTTTCAAGGCAAGACTGAGGTGAAAATCCTGGAAGGGGACATCCGAGATGTGGAGTTCCTGCACCGTGCCTGTCAGGGGGTCTCGCTCGTCATCCACACGGCATCCATCATCGATACCCTGGGCCTCGTGgagaagcagctgctctgggaaGTCAACGTGACAG GTACTCAGATGCTGCTGGAGGCATGTGCTCGTGGTAATGTTCAGCACTTCATCTATACCAGCACCATAGAGGTAGCAGGCCCAAACTGCAAGGGTGACCCAATTTTCAACGGTGATGAAGATACACCTTATGAGAGTACATCCAAATTTCCTTATGCTCAGAGCAAGAGGCTGGCAGAGGAATCTGTGCTGAAGGCAGATGGCCAGATGTTGAAGGATGGAGGCACGCTTGTGACCTGTGCCCTGAGATCCATGTACATTTTTGGAGAAGGATGTCCATTTCTTCAAGGTCATTTGGATAAGTGCCTGCTGAATAAAAACGTCTACCTGCGTTTCTCCAGGAAGGAGGCTTTAGTAAACCCCGTGTATGTGGGGAACATTGCCTGGGCACACGTGCAGGTGGCCAAAGCTTTGCAGGTCCCACAGAAAGCCAGACACATCAGGGGGCAGTTCTACTACATCTCAGATGACACTCCTCACATGAGCTACGCAGACCTAAATTACGAGCTGACCAAGGAGCTGGGCTTTGGAATTGAGCCCTGGCTCCCCATGCCTCTGACAATGCTGTATTacttctcactgctgctggagatcGTGAGCTTCATGCTCAGGCCCTTTGTCAGATACATCCCCTCAACCAACCGCCACCTGGTCACTCTGCTGAACACCCCCTTCACTTTCTCCTACAGAAAGGCACAAAGGGATTTTGGCTACGTGCCCCGCTATACATGGGAAGAGGCAAAGAGGTACACCAGCCAGTGGATTGCCTCCATCGTCCCACAGAGGAGGGAGTacttaaaaagcaagaaagcctAA